Part of the Qipengyuania sp. SS22 genome, GCGCGGCGGTTGCCGCGCCGCACAGCAGGCTGACGGTAAGAATCTGTGTCGGACGCATTTCGGTATCTCCCTCCCGATTGTCTTATTGGAAGACACGATACTGAAACCTGAACCACCTTTCAAGTTTGTTGTTGCGCGGGGAGTCCGATTTGATAGGCTGGCTGCGTTTCGGAGGGACGAACCTTGGCTGCATTGCATAACCCCGGCGACAAGACGCCGCGCACCGAGCGCGGGCGCAAGACGCTGCGCAAGCTGCTCGATGCAGCCGCGACCGAGTTTGCCGACAAGGGGTTTCACGAAGCCTCGATCAGCGGGATAACCCGCAGCGCGGGCGTCGCGCTGGGCACGTTCTATACCTATTTCGACAGCAAGGATGCGGTCTTCCGCGCGCTCGTTTCCGACATGAGCGCTGGCGTCGGCAAGGCGGCGCGCGAGGCGCTCGACCCGTCGATGGGCGCACTCGAGATCGAACGCGCCGCACTGCGCGCGTTTCTCGAATTTGCTGCCCAGCACAAGGAAATCTACCGCATTATCGACGAAGCCGAGTTCGTCGATCCGGACAGCTACCGCAAGCATTATGAAACCATCGGCGCCCGTATCGAGGAACGGCTCAGGCAGGGCGGCGACAGCGGCGAATTCGTCCCGGATCTGGGCACGCCCGAAGCCTGGGCGCTGATGGGGATGAACGTGTTCCTCGGCCTGCGCTATGTCATCTGGGGGCGGGAGGGCGATCCCGATTTCACCGAAATCGCGCGCCGTGCCAATATCTTGCTGACGCAGGGGATCGGCCGCTAGTCTCTCGCCCCGTGGA contains:
- a CDS encoding TetR/AcrR family transcriptional regulator; this encodes MAALHNPGDKTPRTERGRKTLRKLLDAAATEFADKGFHEASISGITRSAGVALGTFYTYFDSKDAVFRALVSDMSAGVGKAAREALDPSMGALEIERAALRAFLEFAAQHKEIYRIIDEAEFVDPDSYRKHYETIGARIEERLRQGGDSGEFVPDLGTPEAWALMGMNVFLGLRYVIWGREGDPDFTEIARRANILLTQGIGR